The following is a genomic window from Lysinibacillus sp. JNUCC-52.
ATGGTGCAAGGCGTAATCGATCAGTTTAATGAGAAGTACCCGGACATTGAAGTGGAGTTTTTAACAATGGGAGCTCAGCAAATATTAGAGCGTCTACGCGGTGAAAAAGCAAATCCTCAGGCGGACTTCTGGTGGGGTGGTACCCAATCTGCATTAATGGTTGGCGCTAACGAAGATTTACTGCATACGTGGCAACCGAGCTTTATCGAAACAATTGATGCTAATTATAAAGATAAAGAAGGTCGCTGGTTCGGTGAAATGCTTTTACCCGAAGTAATAATGATTAATAGCGACTTACTAACAAAGGAAACAGGCCCACAAGATTGGGATGATTTATTAGATCCAAAGTGGAAAGATCAAATTTTAATTCGCGGCGTATTAGCTTCGGGAACAATGCGAACAATTTATTCCTCAATGATTGTTCGTCAAGATGCTACTACACCTGACAAGGGCTACGATTGGCTATTAAAATTAGATGCGAATACGAAAGAATATACGCAAGACCCGAATGCACTTTATTTAAAGCTCACACGTCAAGAAGGCAGTGTTTCTTTATGGAATTTACAAGATATTTTATTAAAGAAATATACAACTGATTATCCGTTCGATTACATTTATCCGAAGAGCGGCGCACCTATTTTAGTCGATGGCGTTGCAGTTGTTAACAATGCTAAAAACTTGGAGAACGCCAAATTGTTCGTAGAATTTTTATTTGAAAAGGACATGGTGACAAAATTAGCGAATGACTACTACCAAATTCCAACACGCTCCGACATTGACCAAGCGGCAATGCCAGAATGGTATCAGGAATTAGATTTAAAAACATTTGATATTGATTGGCAGCTTATGGCGGAAAAAGAGGCAGAATGGATGGAGCACTGGGATACAAACATTAAAGGCAGAGGAAAAAAATAGTGCCAGGCACTCAAACAATTTCCAAACAATTCGGAAGC
Proteins encoded in this region:
- a CDS encoding extracellular solute-binding protein; its protein translation is MKKTRIFGFFLVLMLIVLAACSNNDDKDSTKDATNGDNASDSEKADDNASPSGKLVIYTGRDEEMVQGVIDQFNEKYPDIEVEFLTMGAQQILERLRGEKANPQADFWWGGTQSALMVGANEDLLHTWQPSFIETIDANYKDKEGRWFGEMLLPEVIMINSDLLTKETGPQDWDDLLDPKWKDQILIRGVLASGTMRTIYSSMIVRQDATTPDKGYDWLLKLDANTKEYTQDPNALYLKLTRQEGSVSLWNLQDILLKKYTTDYPFDYIYPKSGAPILVDGVAVVNNAKNLENAKLFVEFLFEKDMVTKLANDYYQIPTRSDIDQAAMPEWYQELDLKTFDIDWQLMAEKEAEWMEHWDTNIKGRGKK